One Cryobacterium roopkundense genomic region harbors:
- a CDS encoding DUF6338 family protein translates to MNVPESLPQVLIFIAMLVPGISFVTVRTWFVGWRSPDYGAGSRILESLYVSAIFVIIYVGLGLAIFGLASELTGMVDLGSFENWVTNGWRNTPAWWIGLVSVVLLVGVPGGVAALMSWSRIATEVDADGNVTYKRRRVNRNQTVPRAWDMAAYGADTPRFVRVKTATGIYVGGWYDIEGYISTYPYERDMFIAHQWRMGKRGQFLEPIEDSLGVWVPINDDCHVEWIAAPPTTPRAIRSRSTHAE, encoded by the coding sequence GTGAACGTGCCCGAGTCCTTACCCCAGGTGTTGATCTTCATCGCCATGCTGGTTCCGGGTATCAGCTTCGTCACGGTGCGCACCTGGTTCGTCGGGTGGCGATCTCCGGACTACGGCGCCGGGTCTCGCATCCTCGAATCACTGTACGTAAGCGCGATCTTCGTCATTATCTATGTAGGGCTCGGTCTTGCAATCTTCGGTCTTGCCAGCGAGCTCACTGGGATGGTGGATCTCGGTTCGTTCGAGAACTGGGTTACGAATGGATGGCGCAACACCCCCGCGTGGTGGATCGGTCTCGTTTCAGTTGTCCTGCTCGTCGGAGTTCCTGGCGGCGTCGCCGCACTGATGAGTTGGAGTCGCATCGCGACCGAGGTAGACGCCGACGGGAACGTCACGTACAAGCGGCGGCGTGTCAACCGTAACCAGACGGTGCCACGGGCTTGGGACATGGCTGCTTACGGAGCTGACACGCCTAGATTTGTCCGAGTGAAGACCGCTACAGGCATCTATGTCGGCGGCTGGTACGACATCGAGGGTTACATCAGCACTTACCCCTACGAGCGCGACATGTTCATCGCCCACCAGTGGCGGATGGGTAAGCGGGGCCAGTTTCTCGAACCAATCGAAGATTCCCTCGGTGTCTGGGTGCCCATTAACGACGACTGCCATGTGGAGTGGATAGCCGCCCCGCCGACCACACCCAGAGCAATAAGAAGTAGGAGCACACATGCCGAATAA
- a CDS encoding TetR/AcrR family transcriptional regulator — MTVAERRLRADAAHNRQLILEAGRAAFASDGIDVSMAEIARRAGVGFATAQRRFPTKDHLLREIIAEELSGIQEAATDPASEGDPWEAFTTSIRTCAAHQALNPGLAGAIADSVSAAALTDPAGHIGSMFTSIAQHATNAGMLRHDVTLGDVLAILQGNAGVIAHSPGNEMPASARFVELALRGLRAS; from the coding sequence ATGACTGTTGCCGAACGTCGATTGCGAGCGGACGCCGCGCACAACCGTCAGCTGATTCTGGAAGCCGGGCGCGCGGCATTTGCCAGCGACGGAATTGACGTCTCGATGGCCGAAATTGCGCGGCGCGCTGGTGTGGGATTCGCCACAGCGCAGCGCCGCTTCCCGACGAAGGACCACCTGCTTCGCGAAATTATCGCTGAAGAGCTCTCAGGCATACAGGAAGCAGCTACCGACCCCGCTTCAGAAGGCGACCCCTGGGAGGCATTCACTACGTCGATTCGCACGTGCGCGGCTCATCAGGCTCTGAACCCTGGTCTTGCGGGCGCGATAGCTGACAGCGTGAGCGCCGCAGCACTGACGGACCCCGCAGGACACATCGGCTCGATGTTCACCTCTATCGCCCAGCACGCCACCAACGCCGGAATGCTGCGTCACGACGTCACTTTGGGCGACGTGCTCGCTATCCTCCAAGGGAACGCGGGAGTGATCGCCCACTCGCCTGGGAATGAAATGCCCGCCTCGGCACGCTTCGTCGAGCTCGCCCTGCGCGGTCTTCGCGCCAGCTAA